The following proteins are encoded in a genomic region of Paenibacillus antri:
- a CDS encoding FadR/GntR family transcriptional regulator — protein MKVLVSTKVLSEITEKIEKGDWKPGEKLPSLSALASEFSISVSTLREVMRILEEKGYVLIEHGRGMFVRAQSYWRSDDMFELSGLPIGNMTSLLEFRNLLEPEMARLAAERGSTGQIRLIKDAASRMIANIEKGEDYFEADIAFHEYIAEACANEIMAKVMKDISDLLLESRRNTIRIPGSAQRASHFHMLIALAIEQRNPQMAKDMMSFHLNDVKQDFLRLRELDAMKDGMEEELP, from the coding sequence ATGAAAGTTCTAGTAAGTACTAAAGTACTCAGCGAGATCACGGAAAAGATTGAAAAAGGGGATTGGAAGCCGGGAGAGAAGCTTCCTTCGTTATCCGCTTTAGCCTCCGAATTTTCTATAAGCGTATCCACGCTGCGCGAAGTCATGCGAATTCTGGAAGAGAAGGGGTACGTCCTCATTGAGCACGGCAGGGGAATGTTCGTCAGGGCGCAAAGCTATTGGCGTTCCGATGATATGTTCGAATTGAGCGGGCTGCCGATCGGGAATATGACCTCCTTGTTAGAGTTTAGAAATTTGTTGGAGCCTGAGATGGCTCGCCTTGCCGCGGAACGGGGGTCGACCGGTCAAATCCGATTAATTAAAGATGCGGCGAGCCGGATGATTGCGAATATTGAGAAGGGCGAGGATTACTTCGAGGCCGATATCGCCTTTCACGAGTATATTGCCGAAGCTTGCGCGAACGAAATCATGGCGAAAGTGATGAAGGATATTTCAGATTTGCTTCTAGAGAGCCGAAGAAACACGATCCGGATCCCGGGGAGCGCTCAACGCGCATCGCATTTCCACATGTTGATTGCCCTAGCTATCGAGCAACGCAATCCTCAGATGGCGAAGGATATGATGAGCTTCCACTTGAACGACGTTAAACAAGATTTCTTGCGATTGAGAGAACTGGACGCCATGAAAGATGGAATGGAGGAGGAGTTGCCATGA
- a CDS encoding family 43 glycosylhydrolase — MTMRIKRNLLICIMGATLFALLFSSIVFMGGKMTKAAQLPLTGSTNQHDPTLFKDGDTYYISATGGGLYRSNSLNGPWIGIGGVPKAEWTNEVSRGGLWAPHVRKVGDTFYYYYSQSNFGTNDSAIGVKTTKTPGDPSSWTDLGRPIIASGNMSRLTGETHTTMNAIDAAVHQDRNGTWWIVWGSHFDGIYVQQLEEDMVTLVPGTRKLVASRDSERFPVPQPNFNRIEGPAIFERDGYYYLVVAWDWCCRGNGNDNTYKVVIGRSQTIDGPYLDKGGVDMAQGGGSIILNSRTTQEGVTPAGLHRAPGGMDFFIEDGTYYMVYHSYRPQTVLGIREMDWHDHWPYFYEDDGGPYDLRDGAYYKLVNQDGIISDPNTLQNPVAGNRCLTAVNEGNRGNLNVIQSECNDAQEQIWQLEQEYDGFYRLRSTLDDRAYCLTMSNASGADYTDVSLKPCRGGDNPLQQWYFDDTGHGFHRLVVKNANLALEIENENGVIGTAVVGNYRRDGDHQAGNLTQAAKWPPQQWKFTMVAPGDN; from the coding sequence ATGACGATGAGAATCAAACGGAATTTACTTATTTGCATAATGGGGGCTACCCTTTTTGCATTATTGTTTTCTAGTATCGTATTCATGGGGGGAAAAATGACGAAAGCCGCACAGCTTCCCCTAACCGGTTCAACGAATCAGCATGATCCGACCTTATTCAAGGATGGGGACACCTACTATATTTCCGCAACGGGCGGAGGGCTCTATCGATCGAACAGTTTGAACGGGCCATGGATCGGAATCGGTGGGGTACCTAAGGCGGAGTGGACGAATGAAGTAAGTCGCGGGGGACTTTGGGCGCCTCACGTAAGGAAGGTCGGGGACACGTTTTATTATTATTATTCGCAGTCCAACTTCGGAACGAACGATTCCGCTATCGGGGTGAAAACGACGAAGACGCCGGGGGATCCCAGCAGCTGGACGGACTTGGGGCGACCGATCATTGCGTCAGGCAACATGAGCCGCCTGACGGGCGAAACGCATACAACCATGAATGCCATCGATGCAGCGGTTCATCAAGATCGGAATGGGACTTGGTGGATCGTGTGGGGATCCCATTTCGACGGCATCTATGTACAGCAATTGGAAGAAGACATGGTCACTCTCGTGCCGGGTACCCGCAAGCTGGTAGCTTCGCGCGATAGCGAACGCTTCCCGGTGCCGCAACCGAACTTTAATCGTATCGAAGGCCCAGCCATCTTCGAACGCGACGGGTATTATTACCTTGTCGTGGCATGGGACTGGTGCTGTCGCGGAAACGGTAACGACAATACATATAAGGTCGTTATCGGCCGTTCCCAAACGATCGACGGCCCTTACCTTGATAAGGGCGGGGTGGATATGGCTCAAGGGGGGGGGAGCATCATATTAAATAGCCGCACGACGCAGGAAGGCGTTACGCCGGCAGGATTGCACCGAGCTCCGGGCGGAATGGATTTCTTCATCGAAGATGGAACGTATTACATGGTATATCATTCGTACCGCCCCCAAACCGTACTTGGAATTCGGGAGATGGATTGGCACGACCACTGGCCGTATTTCTACGAGGACGACGGCGGTCCGTACGACCTTCGAGACGGAGCCTATTACAAGCTTGTAAACCAGGACGGCATCATTTCGGATCCGAACACCTTGCAAAACCCTGTTGCCGGCAATCGCTGTTTAACAGCGGTAAATGAAGGTAATCGAGGAAATCTAAATGTGATACAATCTGAATGCAACGACGCTCAGGAGCAAATCTGGCAATTGGAACAGGAATACGACGGTTTCTACAGGTTAAGGAGTACACTGGATGACCGGGCTTATTGCCTGACGATGTCTAACGCATCCGGCGCCGATTACACCGACGTATCGCTTAAGCCGTGCCGCGGCGGCGACAACCCGTTGCAACAATGGTATTTCGATGACACGGGTCATGGGTTCCATCGGCTCGTCGTCAAGAACGCCAACCTTGCTTTGGAAATCGAGAACGAAAACGGCGTAATCGGTACCGCTGTCGTCGGTAATTATCGGAGAGACGGCGATCATCAGGCAGGAAATCTTACGCAAGCGGCTAAGTGGCCTCCGCAGCAGTGGAAATTTACGATGGTAGCTCCGGGCGATAACTAG